One Methanobacterium sp. genomic region harbors:
- a CDS encoding 4Fe-4S binding protein has translation MIIASADAVAVDSLICHILGEDPLIPVNKNACERGLGEADITKIKVLGDRIETIDDFKWPSVRIFPLDRIPSLKPLIDPEICIGCGKCIKSCPMGALSAGTETPQFNYSECITCMCCGEMCPEKAIKLENHTPLAVNK, from the coding sequence ATGATCATTGCTTCTGCGGATGCAGTTGCAGTTGATAGTCTAATCTGCCATATATTAGGGGAAGACCCATTAATACCTGTAAATAAGAACGCCTGTGAACGTGGGCTTGGAGAAGCAGATATAACTAAAATTAAGGTTTTAGGAGATCGAATTGAAACAATAGACGATTTTAAATGGCCTTCAGTTAGAATATTTCCATTAGATAGAATTCCGTCGTTAAAACCATTAATTGACCCTGAAATTTGTATTGGATGCGGTAAATGTATCAAAAGCTGCCCAATGGGTGCTTTGAGCGCAGGTACTGAAACACCTCAATTTAATTATTCGGAATGTATAACATGTATGTGCTGCGGTGAAATGTGCCCAGAAAAGGCAATTAAACTGGAAAATCA
- a CDS encoding AbrB/MazE/SpoVT family DNA-binding domain-containing protein, whose translation MGSYKDNHFFGSVKVGERGQIVIPKEARDTFDIKPGDSLVVFGKDKNQKLIIVKEDVMRDFALKILEDLDSQE comes from the coding sequence ATGGGAAGTTATAAAGATAATCATTTTTTTGGCAGCGTTAAAGTTGGTGAACGTGGACAAATAGTTATTCCTAAAGAAGCCAGGGATACCTTTGATATTAAACCGGGAGACAGTCTGGTAGTCTTTGGAAAAGATAAAAACCAAAAGCTCATAATCGTAAAAGAGGATGTAATGAGAGATTTTGCGCTTAAAATACTTGAAGACTTAGACAGTCAAGAATGA